In Pyricularia oryzae 70-15 chromosome 2, whole genome shotgun sequence, one genomic interval encodes:
- a CDS encoding C6 finger domain-containing protein, translating to MELLSLVTSIETSARAPYLSVYGATDKDPNPRAHSNIPISSGAHPSPTTAEMDMSPVSNGTNGGHSASASPQPEPKNVRFELVSSESPQHRARLPMRVQIYPHDATESIVTTVKNFYGLYSSPTSSKGVSFEDEAGNTMIARYENFRNNMVVYVRVIEEPTASAGSFGAHSYHHPNAVGAQMYFSPDAYGSQAGSHVQHEAHLSRPASRTSRRRSPSPNIGRSARSTSVGTNNSGAPKSRSRSTKYRGDGGESHNGYSSGDGAPGSNSGRNKDQIGNTEISVENIVEGGRRKRAKFESSELPLFAPPQMPAATSNPSVSPARRVEHHRASLPFVHPGQNPFTNPRPLQSPQSNGNGFGHPGAFVTPSAESRRTRGSVGYPSGNGVGPSAGILPTPDPTVGSCMSEEDKDVAIQLMRLGEISNISHGRTSASTLDDTFSGRADAASSAGATSDADSESEDEQPPARRQKLDVDGASKSIYPTTESHLVGPQNGFEIQGHTGGFHHGLNEGLMGAPRTKPNTNMLQQNGTKPKTMPAPSAKPKAPKAIKTSKSSNSTKNKKPTTNAHNGPMSPASLPASRKPSITSNGSVLGIGDEDQPDLSSKPRCQRCRKSKKGCDRQRPCGRCKDAGIPAELCISEDEGNGRKGRYGRHMGVPIKTDEAPAPQQPPLFQHQQTLLPAAPIAPAILPPISAMPLDKNKKRKR from the exons ATGGAACTGTTAAGCTTGGTCACCTCCATCGAGACCTCAGCCCGTGCCCCGTACCTCAGTGTGTACGGCGCCACAGACAAAGACCCCAACCCTCGGGCGCATTCCAACATACCCATAAGCTCCGGGGCCCACCCTTCACCAACAACCGCCGAAATGGACATGTCGCCCGTTTCCAACGGTACCAATGGCGGCCATTCCGCCTCGGCCTCCCCGCAGCCCGAACCCAAGAATGTCAGATTTGAGCTCGTCTCATCCGAGTCTCCCCAACACCGCGCGCGCCTGCCAATGCGTGTGCAGATCTACCCCCACGACGCCACCGAGTCAATTGTCACTACAGTCAAGAATTTCTATGGCCTATATTCAAGTCCTACGAGCTCTAAGGGAGTGAGCTTTGAGGACGAGGCCGGCAATACCATGATCGCGCGCTATGAGAACTTTCGCAACAACATGGTCGTCTATGTGCGCGTCATTGAGGAGCCGACTGCTTCGGCTGGCTCCTTCGGCGCGCACTCATACCATCACCCCAACGCTGTTGGCGCCCAGATGTACTTTAGTCCGGATGCTTATGgttcccaggcgggctctcATGTGCAACATGAGGCGCACCTGTCTAGGCCTGCCTCGAGGACCTCTCGACGGCGCAGCCCCTCGCCCAATATTGGGCGCAGTGCTAGGAGTACATCAGTGGGCACCAATAACTCGGGCGCTCCCAAGTCTCGCTCGCGATCGACCAAGTATCGTGGTGACGGTGGCGAAAGCCACAATGGCTACAGTAGTGGAGACGGTGCTCCTGGGTCAAACTCAGGCAGGAACAAGGACCAAATTGGGAATACGGAGATCAGTGTAGAGAACATTGTTGAAGGTGGCCGGCGCAAGCGCGCCAAGTTTGAAAGCTCC GAGCTGCCTTTGTTTGCCCCGCCACAGATGCCGGCCGCAACGTCGAACCCTTCCGTATCTCCTGCCCGCCGAGTCGAGCACCACCGCGCTTCCTTGCCCTTTGTTCACCCTGGACAGAATCCGTTTACAAACCCTCGACCGCTCCAATCCCCCCAGAGCAATGGCAATGGGTTCGGCCACCCGGGCGCCTTCGTCACACCCAGCGCTGAGAGCCGTCGCACTCGTGGCAGCGTTGGGTATCCATCTGGAAACGGTGTTGGCCCATCAGCCGGAatcctgcccactcctgaccCAACTGTGGGCAGCTGCATGTCCGAAGAAGACAAAGACGTTGCCATTCAGCTTATGCGTCTTGGAGAAATTTCAAACATATCGCACGGCAGGACTTCAGCCTCTACTCTGGACGATACCTTTAGTGGACGCGCAGATGCAGCATCCTCTGCAGGCGCCACTAGTGATGCCGACAGCGAAAGCGAGGATGAGCAGCCCCCTGCAAGAAGACAGAAGTTAGACGTGGATGGCGCAAGCAAGAGTATATACCCGACCACTGAAAGCCACCTCGTTGGTCCTCAAAACGGCTTTGAAATTCAGGGACACACCGGCGGTTTCCATCACGGATTGAATGAAGGCTTGATGGGTGCACCCCGGACCAAACCCAACACCAACATGCTTCAGCAGAATGGCACCAAGCCCAAAACGATGCCTGCGCCAAGCGCAAAGCCAAAAGCGCCCAAGGCAATCAAGACATCAAAGTCATCCAACTCGACCAAGAATAAAAAGCCAACGACCAATGCTCACAATGGGCCTATGTCGCCCGCATCACTACCTGCTTCTAGGAAGCCGTCCATTACCTCCAACGGCAGCGTGTTGGGGATAGGTGATGAGGATCAGCCTGATCTCTCGAGCAAGCCTCGATGCCAGCGATGCCGTAAGAGCAAGAAGGGCTGCGATCGCCAGAGGCCTTGCGGGCGCTGCAAGGACGCTGGCATTCCTGCGGAGCTTTGCATCAGCGAAGATGAGGGCAACGGCCGTAAGGGTCGCTATGGCCGTCACATGGGTGTTCCCATCAAGACAGACGAGGCCCCAGCACCACAACAGCCACCGCtgttccagcaccagcaaaCGCTCCTCCCGGCCGCGCCCATTGCTCCGGCAATCCTGCCACCGATCTCGGCGATGCCCCtggacaagaacaagaagcgaAAGAGATGA
- a CDS encoding G2/mitotic-specific cyclin-B, whose translation MDARPQRPSRAGALQPSGNENIAPVKQVLHQRHKSAGNLKTIYNPATAFPAGGLNVAPKRAVFGEMNTNAKSAAQDLPSKKASMAPVVSHVGKENSGKPAALQKPAQRSSKSYAMLHQQPSAADTHGAALRKATADVLTKPQVTKKTTFVYQDTTAAQLLPEPNQHMIADHPVILPKPDIIKNPRHYKSQPQLKPNQPVLRRTLSRQFAEVASLISSALAEEAQDPPYEDALEEIADINGSRGVPINILGDYMEEPNIEIISHDAIDDYPLEEHVPAPPTAFESEDGWEEEDGDMDDEQGYTTAHSYRSHGENTTGGLTELLAPKATARVQQELEQAKAIVEESRTIEEIEEEQWDVSMVAEYGEEIFEYMRELETRMTPDPHYMDIQTEIQWSMRSVLIDWVVQVHHRFTLLPETLFLCVNYIDRFLSQKVVSVAKLQLVGATAIFIAAKYEEINCPSVNEIIFMVDNGFSADEILKAERFMLSMLQFELGWPGPMSFLRRISKADDYDLETRTLAKYFLEVTIMDERFVGCPPSFLAAGAHCLSRMILEKGDWSQAHTYWSGYTWSQLRPLVALLFDCCQYPEKHHQAVFEKYCDRRYKGASTFVQRAIARGWTPPFPIQQPFVLDANCFAETIASCRNFSSMEVGRMMATATQA comes from the exons ATGGACGCAAGG CCACAACGTCCCTCCCGTGCTGGAGCCCTCCAGCCGTCTGGCAACGAGAACATTGCACCGGTCAAACAAGTTTTGCATCAGCGTCATAAGTCGGCCGGGAATCTGAAGACCATCTACAACCCAGCTACTGCGTTCCCGGCAGGTGGTCTCAACGTTGCACCAAAGCGAGCTGTCTTCGGCGAGATGAACACGAACGCCAAGAGCGCAGCTCAGGATCTGCCCTCAAAGAAGGCATCCATGGCTCCAGTGGTTTCCCATGTGGGCAAGGAGAACTCTGGTAAACCAGCAGCTTTGCAAAAGCCTGCACAACGATCGAGTAAAAGCTACGCGATGCTGCACCAGCAGCCATCCGCAGCTGATACCCACGgcgctgcacttcgcaaggccaCGGCCGATGTACTCACTAAGCCTCAAGTGACCAAGAAGACCACTTTCGTATACCAAGACACGACTGCTGCACAACTCCTGCCCGAGCCGAATCAGCATATGATTGCTGATCACCCAGTAATACTCCCAAAGCCCGACATAATCAAGAATCCCCGCCATTACAAAAGCCAGCCTCAACTTAAGCCGAATCAGCCCGTCCTCCGCCGAACTCTTAGCAGACAGTTCGCCGAGGTGGCGAGCTTGATCTCGTCAGCTCTGGCGGAAGAGGCCCAAGATCCACCATATGAGGATGCGTTGGAAGAGATTGCCGACATCAATGGGTCAAGGGGCGTTCCAATCAACATACTAGGTGACTACATGGAGGAGCCAAACATTGAGATTATCTCGCATGATGCTATAGATGACTACCCCTTGGAGGAGCACGTCCCAGCACCGCCAACCGCATTCGAGTCCGAAGACGggtgggaggaggaggacggcGATATGGATGACGAGCAAGGTTATACCACTGCCCATTCTTACCGATCCCATGGCGAAAACACCACGGGGGGGCTCACTGAACTCCTGGCCCCCAAGGCAACGGCCAGAGTGCAACAGGAACTGGAGCAGGCCAAAGCAATCGTCGAGGAGTCGAGGACTATTGAAGAAATCGAAGAGGAGCAATGGGATGTCAGCATGGTGGCAGAGTATGGAGAAGAGATCTTTGAGTACATGCGCGAGCTCGAG ACCCGTATGACTCCCGACCCTCACTACATGGACATCCAAACAGAGATACAGTGGTCCATGCGCTCAGTCCTGATCGATTGGGTCGTTCAGGTTCACCACCGATTCACGCTCCTCCCCGAAACTCTCTTCCTATGTGTCAACTACATCGACCGGTTCCTGTCACAGAAGGTCGTTTCCGTTGCCAAGTTGCAACTTGTCGGAGCCACGGCCATATTCATCGCGGCCAAGTACGAGGAGATCAACTGCCCCTCGGTCAATGAGATAATATTCATGGTCGACAACGGCTTCTCTGCCGATGAGATTCTCAAGGCTGAGCGTTTTATGCTCAGCATGTTACAATTCGAGCTTGGGTGGCCCGGTCCCATGAGCTTCTTGCGCCGAATCAGCAAGGCCGATGACTACGACCTGGAGACCAGGACTCTGGCGAAGTACTTCCTCGAAGTTACTATCATGGACGAGAGATTTGTTGGCTGCCCGCCAAGCTTCCTGGCAGCTGGAGCACACTGCCTCTCTCGAATGATTCTTGAGAAGGGTGACTGG TCACAGGCCCACACCTACTGGTCGGGCTACACCTGGTCTCAGCTCAGGCCACtggtggcgttgctatttgaCTGCTGCCAGTACCCCGAGAAGCACCATCAAGCCGTGTTTGAAAAGTACTGCGACCGCCGCTATAAGGGTGCGTCAACGTTTGTCCAGAGGGCCATCGCGCGCGGCTGGACGCCGCCTTTCCCCATCCAGCAGCCATTCGTTTTGGACGCAAACTGCTTCGCAGAGACCATTGCCTCATGCAGGAACTTCTCTTCAATGGAAGTGGGACGCATGATGGCCACCGCGACGCAAGCATAA
- a CDS encoding calcium-binding mitochondrial carrier protein Aralar1, with product MAAAKASAVKEAVKETLIGSTEEPAKLSAQTKARFTKYAVSDASGELAMGPEEFINAVAPAEEDYHKIQREQYSILFRVADRKGSGKVTLSDWAYFENILSKPDAEYEIAFRLFDVERLGTVKYEDFRRLYELNKGEHTIPFNWDCEWAKLYIGDKKKRHNMDYQQFSQMLRGLQGERIRQAFQIFDKDGDGYIEPEEFERIILETSKHKLSDHVLLHLGTLCNISQGSKVSYANVRAFQNMIKEMDLVELIVRRACAKSTDGKITRAEFLNQAAKITRFSLFTPMEADILFHFASLDEPSGRLGLRDFAKVLDPSWRNLDSDDLAPKLAAAVGQSTASKFLGNAMESAYNFALGSVAGAFGAFMVYPIDLVKTRMQNQRGVRPGERLYKNSIDCFQKVVRNEGFLGLYSGVLPQLVGVAPEKAIKLTVNDLVRGWTTDKNGKIGLPSEILAGGTAGACQVVFTNPLEIVKIRLQVQGEVAKTVEGAPKRSAMWIVRNLGLVGLYKGASACLLRDVPFSAIYFPAYSHLKKDVFGESPTKKLGVLQLLLSGAIAGMPAAYLTTPFDVIKTRLQVEQRKGETSYTGLRHAATTIMKEEGPRAFFKGGLARIFRSSPQFGFTLTAYEILQTAIPYPGSKSASQDQLHPGIAGGSGITTVATLSEKKADSTPFARSRNALKIILDLDEDFGRMKRPDEEAWKSLPAVMGGKSN from the exons ATGGCGGCGGCAAAGGCATCGGCGGTCAAGGAGGCGGTCAAGGAGACATTGATTGGTTCTACTGAAGAGCCGGCCAAGCTTTCGGCCCAGACCAAGGCGCGCTTCACCAAGTATGCCGTCAGTGATGCATCGGGCGAACTGGCAATGGGCCCTGAAGAGTTCATAAACGCCGTTGCGCCTGCCGAAGAGGACTAT CACAAGATCCAACGCGAGCAGTACTCAATCCTATTCAGGGTCGCCGATCGCAAAGGCTCGGGCAAAGTGACCCTCTCGGACTGGGCATACTTCGAGAACATCCTCAGCAAGCCAGATGCCGAGTACGAGATTGCATTCCGTCTCTTCGATGTCGAGCGCCTGGGAACCGTCAAATATGAAGACTTCAGGAGGCTGTACGAGCTCAACAAGGGCGAGCACACCATACCCTTCAACTGGGACTGCGAATGGGCGAAGCTATACATcggcgacaagaagaagcgccACAACATGGACTACCAGCAGTTCTCTCAGATGCTCCGTGGCCTGCAAGGCGAGAGGATCAGGCAAGCCTTCCAGATCTTCGACAAGGACGGCGATGGCTACATCGAGCCCGAGGAGTTTGAGCGAATCATCCTGGAAACCTCCAAGCATAAATTGTCCGACCATGTCCTCCTCCACCTGGGCACCCTGTGCAACATCTCGCAGGGCAGCAAGGTGTCGTACGCCAACGTGCGCGCCTTCCAGAACATGATCAAGGAGATGGACCTGGTCGAGCTCATCGTCAGGCGAGCTTGCGCAAAGAGCACCGACGGAAAGATCACTAGGGCCGAGTTCCTcaaccaggccgccaagatcACCCGCTTCTCGCTCTTTACGCCTATGGAGGCAGACATCCTTTTCCACTTCGCCAGCCTCGACGAGCCCTCTGGCCGCCTGGGCCTGCGGGACTTTGCCAAAGTGCTCGATCCTTCATGGAGGAATCTCGACTCTGACGACCTGGCGCCGAAGCTGGCGGCCGCGGTCGGCCAGTCCACGGCCTCAAAGTTCCTCGGCAACGCCATGGAGTCGGCTTACAACTTTGCGCTAGGCAGCGTTGCCGGCGCATTTGGTGCGTTCATGGTTTACCCCATCGACCTTGTCAAGACGAGGATGCAGAACCAGCGCGGCGTCCGTCCCGGTGAGCGGCTGTACAAGAACTCAATCGACTGTTTCCAAAAGGTGGTGCGCAACGAGGGTTTCCTCGGTCTTTACTCGGGTGTCCTTCCCCAGCTTGTGGGTGTGGCGCCAGAAAAGGCCATCAAGCTCACTGTGAACGACTTGGTGCGCGGCTGGACGACGGACAAGAACGGCAAGATTGGTCTCCCTAGCGAAATCTTAGCTGGTGGTACGGCTGGGGCCTGTCAAGTT GTCTTTACGAACCCTCTCGAGATCGTCAAGATCCGACTTCAGGTGCAGGGCGAGGTCGCCAAGACAGTAGAGGGTGCACCCAAGCGGTCGGCCATGTGGATCGtccgaaacctgggtctcgTCGGTCTCTACAAGGGTGCCTCAGCCTGCCTGCTCCGTGACGTTCCCTTCTCGGCCATTTACTTCCCGGCATATAGCCACTTGAAGAAGGACGTCTTTGGCGAGTCGCCGACCAAGAAGCTCGGCGTCCTGCAGTTGCTCCTTTCCGGTGCCATCGCCGGTATGCCTGCTGCGTACTTGACGACGCCGTTCGATGTGATCAAGACGCGACTGCAGGTGGAGCAGCGCAAGGGCGAGACGAGCTACACTGGTCTGAGGCACGCAGCGACGACCATCATGAAGGAGGAGGGACCCCGGGCCTTCTTCAAGGGCGGACTGGCCCGAATCTTCCGGTCGTCGCCTCAATTTGGGTTCACCCTTACTGCGTACGAGATCCTGCAGACGGCCATCCCGTACCCGGGCAGCAAGTCGGCGAGCCAGGACCAGCTGCACCCAGGAATCGCTGGTGGCAGCGGCATCACCACGGTCGCGACGCTTTcggagaagaaggccgacTCGACTCCCTTCGCGCGCAGCAGGAACGCCCTCAAGATCATTCTGGACCTGGATGAGGACTTTGGTCGCATGAAGCGACCAGACGAAGAGGCCTGGAAGTCGCTGCCGGCTGTGATGGGCGGCAAGAGCAACTAA
- a CDS encoding FAD binding domain-containing protein — MKVSRIIIHPFASLLAQAVRSSAEPIPSLNACTSLSWALPGKVSYRNSSAFAVSNDYWSTRQSDVSPECFAYPESTGDISVMVKILASISAPFTVKSGGHTAHLGSNLPGGVTIDLARLSQVKVSSDRETTSVGPGARWVQVAATLDPMGLAVVGGRMGDVGVSGLILGGGLSYFSGKRGWACDNVRTYEVVLVSGEVMEASPEQNPDLYWALRGGGGSSFGIVSRFDLVTFAQGDLWGLQQYHPPAVRAELFSNYVDLVLNRLPSDSDAHNFLVFLDNPLIGTEIAINYMYHATLPATSGAIPPVFAKTAAASNVLRNTTLVGNVSTHFASLSGDPNGSRRAWTNIAVHLKDGSEQLLEEIYTIAQGHRSRVKALGTETNDNSTWVLFGLHPITTNVLEAMQKNGGNALGLRLEDGPLSIVQINSVWARRDLDQRVLASADKAIAEIRALAAERGAGSDFVYMNYAAQSQDVFAGYGKANEERLINVAQKYDPNGTLKRLWKGYFQI, encoded by the coding sequence ATGAAGGTCTCTAGAATAATCATCCACCCCTTCGCCTCTCTGCTGGCGCAGGCTGTTCGATCAAGCGCCGAGCCCATCCCTTCTCTGAATGCCTGCACGAGTCTGTCCTGGGCGCTCCCCGGAAAGGTTTCGTACCGCAATTCGTCAGCGTTCGCCGTGTCCAACGACTACTGGTCTACACGACAGTCCGATGTGTCGCCGGAATGTTTTGCATACCCCGAGAGCACCGGCGACATTTCCGTCATGGTCAAGATCCTGGCCTCCATCTCGGCCCCCTTCACCGTCAAAAGCGGTGGTCACACGGCCCACCTGGGCTCGAACCTCCCCGGTGGCGTCACGATCGACCTCGCGCGCCTTAGCCAGGTGAAAGTCTCGTCCGATCGGGAAACGACCTCCGTCGGCCCCGGTGCTCGCTGGGTCCAAGTCGCCGCAACCCTTGACCCGATGGGACTTGCCGTGGTTGGCGGGCGCATGGGCGACGTTGGAGTGTCTGGCCTCATCTTGGGAGGTGGATTATCATACTTTTCAGGCAAGCGTGGTTGGGCATGCGACAATGTGCGTACTTACGAGGTGGTCTTGGTCTCTGGCGAGGTTATGGAAGCCTCGCCCGAGCAGAATCCTGACCTCTATTGGGCCTTGCGCGGTGGTGGAGGATCCAGCTTCGGCATTGTTTCCCGCTTCGACTTGGTCACTTTTGCCCAAGGCGACCTCTGGGGCCTCCAACAATACCATCCCCCGGCGGTCCGAGCCGAGCTCTTCTCGAACTATGTGGATCTTGTCCTGAACCGTCTTCCTTCAGACTCGGATGCGCACAACTTTTTGGTTTTCCTCGACAACCCGCTCATTGGCACCGAGATCGCCATAAACTACATGTACCACGCCACGCTTCCGGCAACCAGTGGTGCCATCCCTCCCGTCTTTGCCaaaaccgccgccgcctcgaacGTGCTCAGGAACACGACACTGGTCGGCAACGTATCGACCCACTTCGCCTCTCTATCCGGCGACCCCAACGGAAGCCGCAGGGCCTGGACCAACATCGCCGTGCACCTCAAGGACGGGTCAGAGCAGCTGCTCGAAGAGATTTACACTATTGCGCAGGGCCACCGCTCGCGCGTAAAGGCGCTCGGCACCGAAACCAACGACAACTCCACCTGGGTCCTGTTCGGCCTGCATCCCATCACGACCAACGTGCTCGAGGCCATGCAGAAGAACGGCGGCAACGCCCTGGGCCTGCGGCTGGAGGATGGGCCCCTTTCGATTGTTCAAATCAACTCCGTCTGGGCGCGCCGTGACCTCGACCAGCGCGTACTGGCAAGCGCCGACAAGGCGATTGCCGAGATTcgcgccctcgccgccgagAGGGGTGCAGGGTCTGACTTTGTCTACATGAACTATGCCGCCCAGAGTCAGGACGTCTTTGCCGGTTACGGCAAGGCAAATGAGGAGCGGCTGATCAACGTTGCGCAAAAGTACGACCCCAACGGCACTCTCAAAAGGTTGTGGAAAGGCTATTTCCAGATATAA
- a CDS encoding cystinosin: protein MDLLPWVSWLFGWVYFTCWSLSFYPQPILNNQRQSTTGTTIDFPLSNCLGFFSYFIYNLALCYSPIIRSQYAARNHGLEPTTRFNDVVFSLHGFILSCVTTSQYIPGLWTGFERAPVSQRPSRWMLGIITGCIVGVAAVFLFVAGREGPGTDPARDWCWLDVMYAVSYVKLIVTLVKYTPQVIVNHRNRSTKGWSISQIALDFSGGLLSIAQQSIDSYLQHDWSGFTGNPVKLGLANVSMIYDSIFFVQHYVLYPSSTSAKGPEAEGLLGRDEEERRLD, encoded by the exons ATGGACTTGCTCCCTTGGGTGTCATGGCTCTTTGGCTGGGTTTACTTCACATGCTGGAGCCTTTCATTTTACCCACAGCCAATACTGAATAACCAACGACAGTCGACAACAGGGACCACAATTGACTTTCCACTGTCCAACTGTCTGG GCTTCTTCTCTTACTTTATCTACAACCTTGCTCTGTGCTACTCGCCCATTATCCGCAGCCAGTATGCTGCGCGCAACCATGGGCTTGAGCCAACCACGCGCTTCAACGACGTCGTCTTTTCTCTCCACGGGTTCATCCTCTCTTGTGTCACGACGAGTCAGTACATTCCTGGCTTATGGACCGGGTTTGAACGCGCCCCCGTCAGCCAACGCCCGAGCCGCTGGATGCTGGGCATCATCACCGGCTGCATCGTAGGCGTCGCTGCCGTGTTCCTTTTTGTGGCCGGTAGGGAAGGCCCAGGCACGGACCCGGCGCGAGACTGGTGCTGGCTCGACGTTATGTACGCCGTGAGCTACGTCAAGCTTATTGTCACCCTCGTCAAGTACACGCCGCAGGTCATAGTGAACCATCGCAACAGGAGCACCAAGGGCTGGAGCATCTCGCAGATCGCCCTGGACTTTTCGGGCGGTCTCCTCAGCATCGCGCAGCAGAGCATAGACAGCTACCTGCAGCACGACTGGTCGGGTTTCACCGGCAACCCGGTCAAGCTGGGGCTTGCCAACGTATCTATGATCTACGACAGCATTTTCTTTGTGCAACACTACGTTCTCTACCCGTCGTCCACCTCAGCTAAGGGTCCCGAGGCCGAGGGGCTTTTGGGGCGTGACGAAGAGGAAAGGAGGCTGGACTAG
- a CDS encoding DNA excision repair protein ERCC-8, which produces MNRLLFERSIGNIDQKHFARLHTKKLLYSFQAAPHHRFDGGEQGVAVYDGAAPRDGAAIDQRRSIWAHQPGVNALALERFDGRLLASGGSDGTIRLWNLEQCANPHKAHTYRPLAQITRASGGRATSRPGAPTQAQNLQHHRFGVTHLSFYPFDANAFFSSSYDETLKVWATEGARLSGSFSLEAKVYSHAASPIASHLLIACATQNPAVRLVDLRSGAAVQSLMAGGQVGAGTGAVLSVAWSPVHEHILASGSVDGTVRIWDVRRSSALVALLDQEDSLGIIRRRPEQLRGPPPAVNDFQARGIRASARAHAGPVNGLTWTDDGDYIISAGHDRKIRVWNAASGANTLVNFGPTIRNGGLLSMNMFASPTGLMAGGAGRELLFWPNENEILVLDLHEGTVVRRLRAGAMVGGVAGVRGAGPVGERAVRNRVTSLVWRGAGGFGGSSGAVMGGRNAAGGIYSGHSDGLIRVWMPELDGGDPIAEFGDVPEDDGEEGRDMAEQGRKRKAVNQAFRNLMGQLD; this is translated from the coding sequence ATGAACCGATTGCTGTTTGAGCGGTCGATTGGAAACATCGACCAGAAACATTTCGCCAGGCTACACACCAAAAAGCTCCTCTACTCCTTCCAGGCAGCGCCGCATCACCGCTTCGATGGAGGCGAGCAGGGAGTAGCAGTCTACGACGGCGCCGCCCCTCGCGATGGGGCCGCCATCGACCAACGGCGCTCCATCTGGGCTCACCAACCTGGAGTCAATGCCTTGGCCCTTGAGCGCTTCGATGGCCGTCTCCTCGCCTCAGGCGGTTCCGACGGCACCATCCGCCTGTGGAACCTCGAACAGTGCGCCAACCCTCACAAAGCCCATACCTACAGGCCCCTCGCCCAGATCACCAGGGCGAGCGGCGGCCGAGCCACTTCCAGACCAGGCGCGCCCACCCAAGCCCAAAACCTCCAGCATCACCGCTTCGGCGTGACGCACTTGTCCTTCTACCCCTTCGACGCCAACGCCTTCTTCTCGTCCTCATATGACGAAACCCTCAAGGTCTGGGCGACCGAGGGCGCCAGGCTTTCGGGCTCGTTCTCGCTCGAGGCCAAGGTCTACTCTCACGCCGCTTCGCCCATCGCGTCCCATCTGCTCATCGCCTGCGCCACGCAAAACCCAGCAGTCCGGCTTGTTGACCTGCGATCCGGCGCTGCGGTCCAGAGTCTCATGGCTGGCGGCCAGGTCGGTGCAGGTACCGGCGCGGTCCTCTCGGTTGCATGGTCGCCGGTCCATGAGCACATTCTGGCCAGCGGTTCCGTTGATGGTACCGTGCGGATATGGGACGTGAGGCGTTCGAGCGCGCTCGTCGCTCTCCTCGATCAGGAGGACAGCCTGGGCATCATACGCCGGCGACCGGAGCAGCTGAgagggccaccgccggccGTCAACGACTTCCAGGCCCGCGGCATCCGCGCCTCGGCCAGAGCCCACGCCGGGCCAGTGAATGGGCTGACGTGGACGGACGACGGCGACTACATCATCAGCGCGGGGCACGACAGGAAGATCCGCGTGTGGAACGCGGCGTCGGGCGCCAACACGCTGGTCAACTTTGGGCCGACGATACGCAACGGTGGCCTGCTGAGCATGAACATGTTTGCGTCCCCCACGGGGCTGATGGCAggaggcgcaggccgcgaGCTCCTCTTCTGGCCCAACGAGAACGAGATCCTGGTACTGGACCTACACGAGGGCACCGTGGTCAGACGTCTCAGGGCCGGCGCCATGGTGGGAGGCGTCGCGGGCGTCAGGGGAGCAGGTCCCGTGGGTGAGCGTGCGGTCAGGAACCGTGTCACTTCGCTGGTCTGGAGAGGGGCGGGCGGGTTTGGAGGCTCGTCAGGCGCCGTCATGGGAGGTCGCAACGCAGCTGGCGGAATATACAGCGGGCACTCGGATGGGCTCATCCGCGTCTGGATGCCGGAGCTGGATGGAGGGGATCCGATTGCTGAGTTTGGTGACGTTCCGGAagacgacggcgaggagggTAGGGATATGGCTGAGCAGGGCAGGAAGAGGAAGGCCGTCAACCAAGCTTTTAGGAATCTCATGGGCCAGCTGGACTAG